In one Juglans regia cultivar Chandler chromosome 11, Walnut 2.0, whole genome shotgun sequence genomic region, the following are encoded:
- the LOC118349874 gene encoding uncharacterized protein LOC118349874, translated as MDNDTIETPCDRDLWSDGFEDVLVDLLYQDTHMDRLRGGRITTPDNLRLAERLSAIGPKKFNCDQVKGKIGRLKRRQREFTDLMKQTGLGWDPERKAPVASEEHWKNAIRVRSSWKHYKTHGCPKYELLCAIFGCSVATGTMGRASTDPAPDSDDERLLENDMQNPGQPVIDQEPLHSHRRFSASYASGSRRRQRGGLPFENDALQQQMSETLDEIKRSNEARGKAAEEVMESSRSRKRSKGFGTSMESDGAFDLRCIV; from the exons ATGGACAATGATACCATCGAAACCCCATGTGATCGGGATTTATGGAGTGATGGGTTTGAGGATGTCCTCGTTGACCTCTTGTACCAAGACACCCACATGGATAGATTGAGAGGAGGGAGGATTACAACCCCTGATAATCTGAGGCTTGCTGAACGACTGTCTGCTATTGGCccaaaaaaattcaattgtGACCAAGTGAAAGGGAAAATTGGGAGGCTCAAGAGAAGACAACGCGAGTTTACTGATCTTATGAAACAAACTGGTTTGGGGTGGGACCCAGAGAGGAAGGCACCAGTTGCTAGTGAGGAACACTGGAAAAATGCTATAAGG GTTCGTTCATCGTGGAAACATTATAAGACCCATGGATGTCCAAAGTATGAACTGCTTTGCGCAATTTTTGGTTGTTCAGTTGCCACTGGGACAATGGGGCGAGCATCCACCGATCCTGCCCCAGATAGTGACGATGAGCGGTTGCTTGAGAATGATATGCAAAATCCTGGGCAACCAGTGATTGATCAAGAACCCTTGCATTCACACAGACGATTCTCCGCCTCCTATGCCAGCGGATCTCGCAGACGACAAAGGGGAGGGTTGCCATTTGAAAACGATGCCCTTCAACAGCAAATGAGCGAAACCCTTGATGAAATTAAACGTAGTAACGAAGCGAGAGGGAAGGCTGCTGAGGAGGTCATGGAGTCGAGCAGGTCAAGGAAGCGGAGTAAAGGTTTTGGCACTAGCATGGAGTCGGACGGAGCGTTTGATCTCAGATGTATTGTATGA